In Micrococcales bacterium, the following proteins share a genomic window:
- a CDS encoding DUF1788 domain-containing protein — protein sequence MTGQLHTAPLAQREEHLLQVLSSDRFRKMQGLGNEVPFFICPFYPAESVAMEHVRHRLMNNLKRRGVTVLHVDLYDLVVDLLKQRGVWDRIIAVEPAQDKKDLLEMLQSLLDPQTKLAPEIKARIAAETHDMVFITGVGEVFPYIRSHTVLNNLQTVAKDTPLVMFFPGEYRQSVTLGSSLELFGRLHDDQYYRAFNIYDYAV from the coding sequence ATGACCGGTCAACTCCACACCGCTCCACTGGCCCAGCGCGAAGAACACCTCCTGCAGGTACTGTCCAGCGACCGCTTTCGGAAGATGCAGGGCCTCGGAAACGAGGTGCCCTTCTTCATCTGTCCCTTTTACCCGGCCGAGTCGGTAGCGATGGAGCACGTGCGCCACCGTCTGATGAACAACCTGAAAAGGCGGGGAGTCACCGTCCTGCACGTCGACTTGTACGACCTGGTGGTGGATCTACTGAAACAGCGCGGCGTGTGGGACCGGATCATCGCCGTGGAACCGGCGCAGGACAAGAAGGATCTGCTGGAGATGCTGCAAAGCCTTCTGGATCCCCAAACCAAGCTGGCGCCGGAGATCAAGGCGCGCATCGCGGCTGAGACGCACGACATGGTGTTCATCACCGGAGTCGGCGAAGTCTTCCCCTACATCCGCTCGCACACCGTCTTGAACAACCTGCAGACCGTGGCCAAGGACACCCCGCTGGTCATGTTCTTCCCCGGCGAGTACCGGCAATCCGTCACCCTGGGCTCATCTCTGGAACTGTTCGGACGCCTGCACGACGACCAGTACTACCGGGCCTTCAACATCTATGACTACGCCGTCTGA
- a CDS encoding DUF1819 family protein, whose translation MTRYKLSFTTGGLLATEARITAPIHRQTRDWLQTRAQLRDSNPLGIRTAAAVTRVSREIVDRLQTLNGEELGIVEHGSAADRNAIMWVAVTRQYRLIHEFATEVLRDRFVGMTPTIELSHFDTFLVGKAAWSPEIADLTDSTRRKLRQNLFRMMREADLMSPAGGIIPALLSAQLTDVLRPHGREGLEVFPMTDDQISRALR comes from the coding sequence GTGACGCGCTACAAACTGTCCTTCACCACTGGTGGCCTGCTGGCGACCGAGGCGCGTATCACGGCTCCAATCCACAGGCAGACTAGAGACTGGCTGCAAACTCGCGCCCAACTCAGAGACAGCAATCCGCTGGGCATTCGAACCGCCGCCGCGGTTACCCGGGTGAGCAGGGAGATAGTCGATCGACTTCAGACCCTGAACGGTGAGGAGCTCGGCATCGTGGAGCACGGATCAGCGGCGGACCGTAACGCGATCATGTGGGTCGCGGTCACCCGCCAATACCGACTGATTCACGAGTTCGCAACCGAGGTGCTGCGCGATCGGTTCGTGGGAATGACCCCGACAATCGAGTTGAGCCACTTCGACACGTTCCTCGTGGGGAAAGCAGCGTGGTCGCCGGAGATCGCGGACCTGACCGACAGCACGCGTCGGAAACTGCGACAGAACCTTTTCCGCATGATGCGCGAAGCCGATCTCATGTCGCCCGCGGGCGGAATCATCCCGGCTCTCCTCAGCGCTCAACTCACCGACGTACTGCGACCCCATGGTCGCGAAGGCCTCGAGGTGTTCCCCATGACTGATGACCAGATATCAAGGGCCCTGCGATGA
- a CDS encoding site-specific integrase, translating into MNWLLQVLKDGKVPARRPWPIRDYAIITTLAVTGLRASELLELSVGDVEGLPGQRQIAVRHGKGDKYRAIPIDPRLETVLTAYLTDRWPRFVLPAVTILPTDDPWVQSPPNTPLWADGHGEPLTVGQLEYFVRKAYSTAGINSHRPPGALIHALRHTFATRLVENGVSAVEVMGLLGHASLQTTQRYIATRPDHLRSAVAANPAYGQL; encoded by the coding sequence ATGAACTGGCTGCTGCAGGTCCTCAAGGACGGAAAGGTCCCGGCCCGACGGCCGTGGCCGATCCGGGACTACGCCATCATCACCACCCTGGCAGTCACCGGACTTCGGGCTTCTGAGCTGCTCGAGCTGAGCGTGGGAGATGTGGAAGGTCTGCCCGGCCAGCGGCAGATCGCGGTCCGCCACGGCAAGGGCGACAAGTACCGAGCGATCCCGATCGACCCTCGCCTTGAGACGGTCCTGACCGCCTACCTGACCGACCGGTGGCCACGATTCGTGCTCCCGGCGGTAACCATCCTCCCCACAGATGACCCCTGGGTCCAGTCGCCGCCCAACACCCCGCTCTGGGCAGACGGCCACGGCGAACCGTTGACCGTCGGGCAGCTGGAATACTTCGTGCGCAAGGCCTACTCGACGGCCGGCATCAACAGCCACCGACCTCCTGGTGCCCTGATTCACGCCCTGCGGCACACCTTCGCCACCCGCCTGGTCGAGAACGGCGTCTCCGCCGTCGAGGTCATGGGACTCCTCGGGCATGCCTCACTACAAACCACCCAACGCTACATAGCCACCCGACCGGATCATCTGAGATCGGCCGTGGCCGCGAACCCCGCCTACGGACAACTATGA
- a CDS encoding SRPBCC family protein, with amino-acid sequence MKISYGAVVPLPPDEAFAFVSDPEKWPTFFESMRSVEKGDDWGAVGGHARMTNVLLGRSIESELELTAWDPPREYRYTARQPGPGAALPKGVRAGTRGTQLSGTTEAALRRGLSGLIDRVWARALQGMFAKAMRRLPEAVRKTSGATGA; translated from the coding sequence ATGAAGATCAGTTACGGGGCAGTGGTGCCCCTTCCGCCGGATGAGGCGTTCGCATTCGTGTCTGACCCCGAGAAGTGGCCGACGTTCTTCGAGTCCATGCGGTCCGTCGAGAAGGGCGATGACTGGGGTGCGGTGGGCGGGCATGCCCGCATGACGAACGTTCTCCTGGGCCGGTCGATCGAGTCAGAACTCGAGTTGACGGCGTGGGACCCGCCGCGCGAGTACCGCTACACGGCCCGCCAGCCCGGGCCCGGAGCTGCACTACCGAAGGGTGTTCGAGCCGGTACCAGGGGAACCCAGCTGAGCGGAACGACAGAGGCTGCGCTTCGTCGAGGGCTGTCCGGCCTGATCGACCGGGTGTGGGCCAGGGCGTTGCAGGGGATGTTCGCGAAGGCGATGCGGCGATTGCCCGAGGCCGTGCGCAAGACCTCGGGCGCGACCGGCGCCTAG